In one window of Mucilaginibacter auburnensis DNA:
- a CDS encoding O-acetylhomoserine aminocarboxypropyltransferase/cysteine synthase family protein encodes MSTTNLKFETLQLHAGQEVDSATGSRAVPLYQTTSYAFKNAEHGANLFALKEFGNIYTRIMNPTTDVFEKRIAALEGGVAALATASGQAAQFIALNNILQAGDNFVTSPFLYGGTYNQFKVAFKRLGIEARFAKDDTAESIDALIDGNTKAIYLETIGNPGFNVPDFEKVSAVAKKHDLPLIVDNTFGAGGYLFRPLEHGANVVVESATKWIGGHGTSIGGVIVDGGNYNWGNGKFPAFSEPSEGYHGLVFSDVFGVNGPFGNIQFIIRARVEGLRDFGPAQSPFNAWLLLQGLETLSLRVQRHVDNTLALAKWLEQHPAIEKVNYPGLESSPTHELAKKYLKNGFGAVLSFEVKGGKEKAGSVIDSLQLVSHLANVGDAKTLIIQPSATTHQQLSDAEQLSAGVTPGLLRVAVGIEHIDDIIADFEQALAKIA; translated from the coding sequence ATGTCTACTACCAATTTAAAATTCGAAACCTTACAACTACACGCCGGTCAGGAAGTTGATAGCGCCACAGGCTCTCGTGCTGTACCACTTTATCAAACAACCTCATATGCATTTAAAAACGCCGAGCATGGCGCTAATCTTTTTGCCTTAAAAGAGTTTGGCAACATCTACACGCGTATAATGAACCCAACTACCGATGTTTTTGAAAAGCGTATTGCTGCTCTTGAAGGCGGTGTAGCCGCTTTGGCAACAGCATCGGGCCAGGCAGCACAGTTTATCGCGTTAAACAATATTTTACAGGCGGGCGATAACTTTGTAACCTCGCCATTTTTATACGGTGGTACCTATAATCAATTTAAAGTTGCTTTTAAACGTTTAGGTATTGAAGCACGTTTTGCTAAAGATGATACTGCCGAAAGCATCGACGCTTTAATTGACGGTAATACCAAAGCCATTTACCTTGAAACCATAGGTAACCCGGGCTTTAACGTGCCTGATTTTGAAAAGGTAAGCGCTGTAGCTAAAAAGCATGACCTTCCTTTAATAGTTGATAACACCTTTGGCGCTGGTGGTTACTTGTTTCGTCCGTTAGAGCATGGTGCAAATGTTGTAGTTGAATCGGCAACAAAATGGATAGGCGGACACGGTACAAGCATCGGCGGTGTTATTGTTGATGGCGGCAATTACAACTGGGGTAACGGCAAGTTCCCTGCTTTTAGCGAGCCGTCAGAAGGATATCACGGATTGGTGTTTTCAGACGTTTTTGGCGTTAACGGTCCGTTTGGTAATATTCAATTTATTATCCGTGCACGTGTTGAGGGGCTGAGAGATTTCGGCCCTGCTCAATCACCGTTTAACGCCTGGTTATTATTGCAAGGACTGGAGACTTTATCATTACGCGTTCAGCGCCATGTTGATAATACTTTGGCATTAGCTAAGTGGCTGGAGCAACACCCGGCTATTGAAAAAGTAAACTATCCTGGACTGGAATCTTCACCAACGCATGAACTGGCTAAAAAATATCTAAAAAATGGCTTTGGTGCGGTACTGTCGTTTGAAGTTAAAGGCGGTAAAGAAAAAGCAGGTAGCGTTATTGATAGCCTGCAACTGGTTAGTCACTTAGCTAACGTTGGCGATGCTAAAACATTAATTATACAACCATCTGCTACAACGCATCAACAGTTATCAGACGCAGAGCAGTTATCTGCAGGCGTTACGCCCGGATTATTGCGTGTAGCAGTTGGTATTGAACATATTGATGACATTATAGCTGATTTTGAACAGGCTTTGGCTAAAATAGCATAA
- a CDS encoding trans-sulfuration enzyme family protein: MRQETIAIHAGNKTDEFTGAVVQPITLSTTFERMPDGSFREGHIYSRATNPNRASLENVLAKLENGVDAAAFSSGNAAGMAVFQSLTPGTHIIAPDDMYHGLRNQLKQLFEGILEFDFTNIDDTEVLNAHIKPNTGLIWIETPSNPLLKITDIRKVVAIAKKHNIKVACDNTFASPICQQPLNLGVDIVMHSSTKYFGGHSDVMGGALITAKDDEWWQKIRNVQVMGGAVPSPQDCYMLTRSIKTLPYRIRGHVSNAQALAEFLQQQPAVEQVLYPGLPSHPGHEVAKGQMNYFGGMLSFTLKDGPEAANRVINKLQLFTRATSLGGVESLIEHRATMEGPDTRTPFNLLRISVGLEHIDDLIADMDQALS; this comes from the coding sequence ATGAGACAGGAAACCATAGCCATACACGCAGGGAATAAAACAGATGAGTTTACGGGTGCAGTTGTGCAACCCATTACGCTATCAACTACCTTTGAGCGTATGCCAGACGGCAGTTTTAGAGAGGGCCACATCTACAGTCGTGCAACTAACCCCAACCGGGCATCGTTAGAAAACGTATTGGCAAAGCTGGAGAATGGTGTTGATGCAGCTGCTTTTTCATCGGGAAATGCTGCTGGAATGGCGGTTTTTCAATCATTAACACCCGGCACACACATCATTGCGCCCGATGATATGTATCATGGTCTGCGCAATCAGTTAAAGCAATTGTTTGAAGGTATATTAGAGTTTGATTTTACTAATATAGACGATACAGAAGTTTTAAATGCTCACATAAAACCCAACACCGGGTTAATATGGATTGAGACACCATCCAACCCTTTATTAAAAATTACAGATATACGTAAAGTTGTAGCCATAGCTAAAAAGCATAATATCAAAGTAGCTTGCGACAATACATTCGCTTCACCCATATGTCAGCAGCCTTTAAACCTTGGAGTTGATATTGTTATGCACTCGTCAACTAAGTATTTTGGTGGGCACAGTGATGTAATGGGTGGGGCCTTAATAACTGCAAAGGATGATGAGTGGTGGCAAAAAATACGTAATGTGCAGGTAATGGGTGGCGCTGTTCCATCTCCTCAGGATTGCTACATGCTTACGCGAAGCATAAAAACACTGCCTTATCGTATTCGTGGGCATGTAAGTAATGCGCAGGCTTTGGCGGAGTTTTTACAGCAGCAGCCGGCAGTTGAACAGGTTTTATATCCGGGCTTGCCATCGCATCCCGGACATGAGGTAGCCAAAGGACAAATGAATTATTTTGGCGGTATGCTGTCATTTACATTAAAAGATGGACCTGAAGCTGCCAACCGGGTAATTAATAAATTGCAGTTATTTACCCGCGCCACCAGTTTAGGCGGTGTTGAAAGCTTGATAGAGCATAGAGCCACTATGGAAGGGCCCGATACAAGAACACCATTTAATTTATTACGGATATCAGTAGGGTTGGAACATATTGATGATTTAATAGCCGATATGGATCAGGCTCTTTCTTAA
- the mqnE gene encoding aminofutalosine synthase MqnE, translated as MGAEGKLQLLLQDAGLSAELKHIAEKVLNNQRITFDEGVTLYEKGELAYVGVLANYVREKRHGDVTYFNRNFHIEPTNLCVYDCKFCSYSRLIKQRSEGWEYTMEEMFDIVKKYDGEPVTEVHIVGGVLPQYDVPFYAELFSKIRAHRPELHVKALTPVEYHYIFKKAKIDYATGMKMMMDAGLGSIPGGGAEIFDEGIREQIAKDKCTSQQWLDIHEEWHKLGGRSNATMLYGHIEEFKHRVDHMERLRQLQDRTGGFQTFIPLKFRNKDNQMSHVPEVSVIEDLRNYAIARIYLDNFDHIKAYWAMISRNTAQLSLNFGVDDIDGTLDDTTKIYSMAGAEEQTPAMSTKELVELIKQVGRHPIERDTLYNVVTDYQNHQFAEEAKPQFYKLPVIN; from the coding sequence ATGGGGGCTGAAGGCAAATTACAACTACTACTACAAGATGCCGGCCTTTCTGCTGAGCTAAAACACATTGCAGAAAAGGTACTGAATAACCAACGCATAACATTTGATGAGGGCGTTACGCTCTACGAAAAAGGCGAACTGGCTTATGTAGGCGTTTTGGCTAATTACGTACGCGAAAAGCGTCACGGCGATGTAACCTATTTTAACCGCAACTTTCATATTGAACCTACTAACTTATGCGTGTATGATTGCAAGTTTTGTTCGTATTCAAGATTGATAAAACAGCGTTCGGAAGGTTGGGAATACACTATGGAAGAGATGTTTGACATCGTAAAGAAGTATGACGGCGAACCTGTTACGGAAGTGCACATAGTTGGTGGTGTATTACCGCAATATGATGTACCTTTTTATGCAGAACTCTTCAGCAAGATAAGAGCGCATCGCCCTGAATTGCATGTTAAAGCCCTTACTCCGGTTGAGTATCATTACATCTTCAAAAAAGCCAAAATAGATTATGCTACCGGCATGAAAATGATGATGGATGCCGGTTTAGGCTCTATCCCCGGTGGTGGCGCGGAAATATTTGACGAAGGCATACGCGAACAGATAGCCAAAGATAAATGTACATCGCAGCAGTGGCTGGATATACACGAGGAATGGCATAAATTGGGTGGCCGCTCTAATGCCACTATGCTATATGGGCATATTGAGGAATTCAAACATCGGGTTGACCACATGGAGCGCTTGCGCCAACTGCAGGACAGAACCGGCGGTTTTCAAACCTTTATTCCATTGAAATTCCGCAATAAGGATAACCAGATGTCGCATGTGCCCGAGGTTAGCGTGATTGAGGACCTACGTAACTATGCCATAGCGCGTATTTATCTGGATAACTTTGATCATATTAAAGCCTACTGGGCTATGATCAGCAGAAACACCGCGCAATTATCGCTCAACTTTGGGGTAGATGATATTGATGGCACGTTGGACGATACCACCAAAATATATTCCATGGCCGGCGCGGAAGAGCAAACGCCAGCTATGAGTACCAAAGAACTGGTTGAGCTGATAAAACAGGTTGGCCGCCACCCAATTGAGCGTGACACCCTGTATAACGTAGTAACAGATTACCAAAACCATCAGTTTGCCGAAGAAGCCAAACCACAGTTTTATAAACTGCCTGTAATTAATTAG
- a CDS encoding histidine phosphatase family protein has protein sequence MTKKTLYIVRHGQTELNRLGIVQGRGKNTDLNDEGRWQADRFYQAYKHVAFDKIYISELKRTQQSIQQFIDLGIPYEKLAGLDELAWGILEGQPATPETKSAFLQIVRDWVAGNLDSKFEGGESPNEVQARQREALDVIMSHPEEETVLICMHGRAMRLFLCLLTGKSAVEAEDFPHQNLVLYKVTFDGEKFSIADFNNADHLKKD, from the coding sequence ATGACTAAAAAAACACTTTACATAGTACGCCACGGCCAAACTGAGTTGAACAGATTAGGCATTGTTCAAGGTCGCGGTAAGAATACTGATTTGAATGATGAAGGCAGATGGCAAGCCGACAGGTTTTACCAGGCTTACAAACATGTAGCTTTTGATAAAATTTACATCTCTGAGTTGAAGCGCACCCAGCAAAGTATCCAACAGTTTATTGATCTGGGCATTCCATATGAAAAACTGGCCGGATTGGATGAATTAGCCTGGGGTATTTTAGAAGGCCAGCCTGCCACACCTGAAACTAAATCTGCTTTTTTACAAATTGTGCGCGATTGGGTTGCCGGAAACTTAGACAGCAAGTTTGAAGGCGGTGAAAGCCCTAATGAGGTACAGGCACGCCAACGCGAGGCATTGGATGTGATCATGTCCCATCCGGAAGAAGAAACAGTTTTGATATGCATGCACGGCCGTGCCATGCGTTTGTTTTTGTGCCTGCTAACCGGTAAATCGGCAGTTGAGGCTGAGGATTTTCCGCATCAAAATCTGGTGCTTTATAAAGTAACTTTTGACGGCGAAAAATTCAGCATAGCTGATTTTAATAATGCCGACCATTTAAAGAAAGATTGA
- a CDS encoding menaquinone biosynthetic enzyme MqnA/MqnD family protein — translation MSNIKISAVSYTNTKPFIYGLQHSDVLDKIDLSLDIPAECAQKLIDNKVDIGLIPVAATLNLSYWEIVADYCIGAVGEVNSVFIFSNCEISKVKHLQLDPESRSSNNLARVLLKHYWKLAPELITNASDYGNSTDEETAYVQIGDRTFGKKDKYKFAYDLAGEWQKFTGLPFVFAAWIANKPIPLEFVAEFNEALKYGLQHRDELFAEIPARADFDIHDYLMNKIDFDLTEDKRKALHLFLDYLKAL, via the coding sequence GTGAGTAACATTAAAATATCAGCGGTTAGCTATACCAATACCAAGCCCTTTATTTACGGGCTGCAACATTCAGATGTGTTAGATAAGATAGATCTGAGTCTGGATATTCCGGCTGAGTGCGCACAGAAACTGATAGATAACAAAGTAGATATCGGCCTAATACCCGTGGCTGCTACCCTTAACCTCTCCTATTGGGAAATTGTTGCCGACTATTGCATTGGTGCCGTTGGCGAGGTAAACTCTGTTTTTATATTCAGCAATTGCGAGATCAGTAAGGTAAAACACTTACAGCTCGATCCTGAATCGCGTTCATCCAACAATTTGGCAAGGGTACTGCTTAAACATTATTGGAAGTTGGCTCCTGAGTTGATTACCAACGCTTCTGATTATGGCAATTCAACGGATGAAGAAACCGCCTATGTTCAAATTGGCGACCGTACTTTTGGCAAAAAGGATAAATACAAATTTGCTTATGACCTTGCAGGTGAATGGCAAAAATTTACCGGACTGCCTTTTGTATTTGCTGCATGGATAGCCAACAAACCAATTCCACTTGAATTTGTAGCGGAGTTTAATGAAGCTTTAAAGTATGGCTTGCAACACCGTGACGAGTTATTTGCTGAAATACCCGCGCGCGCCGACTTTGATATTCATGATTACCTGATGAATAAAATAGATTTTGATCTGACGGAAGATAAACGAAAAGCGCTTCATTTATTTTTAGATTATTTGAAGGCATTGTAG
- the ccsA gene encoding cytochrome c biogenesis protein CcsA, which yields MDTAFVGEHLIPGSLGQFFIVLSFGSALFAAIAYYFATNNKTDNSWQTLARAGFIINTVSVIGIGVCLFYIIVNHLFEYQYAHEHSSRALPVYYIISSFWDGQEGSFWLWTFWQSVLGSFMIWKAKTWERPVMTVIAFSQAMLATFLLGVEIFGIRIGSSPFILLREAVNLKDSAPIFATNPELYKNYLSYIKDGNGMNPLLQNYWMVIHPPTLFLGFGSMIIPFAYAIAGLWQKRYTEWIKPAIPYGLFAMMVLGTGIIMGAFWAYESLTFGGFWAWDPVENASIIPWLILVGAVHVLIVYKNSGHSYATATIMTMMSFVLVLYASFLTRSGVLGETSVHSFTDAGMFWHLAIDVIIFLVVSIILLVLRWKDLPITQKDEETYSREFWMFVGSVFMCLSCFHLVVVSSIPVWNAMFGTKLAPPTDPVKHYNIIQASFAIVVTLLTGVSQFLKYKKTDVTRFFITTGVYIGVAALITGAVIFLTGVYKLNFVFSLVMLCSIYSILANGKILGDAVKGKFKLAGSAVAHIGFGLMLVGALIAAGTSKVISENTAGTQYSEDFIKGKNNPMENVTMYKNMPVTMGKYQVTYVGDSIAPPNHYFKVQYKRFDDNGKVVEDFMLKPNAQANRKMGLISSPDTRHYLFSDIYTHVNMANSITYDETAEAEGHEGEDDDSKYEAPLVYEVAVGDTLPFREGYALLKSVTRINKVKSIELNDKDVAVELAIDVVSNGKTYQAKPIYLIKNNNAFDFAAKVEDLGIKFRFSKIIPEQNKVEVTMYQLPPGERKYIVMRAINFPFINLLWAGTIIMVIGTLMAILRRNKEIKVV from the coding sequence ATGGATACAGCTTTCGTTGGCGAGCACCTTATACCGGGTAGCTTAGGCCAGTTTTTTATAGTATTATCATTTGGTTCGGCGTTATTTGCGGCAATTGCCTATTATTTTGCCACCAACAATAAAACTGATAACTCATGGCAAACTTTGGCACGGGCTGGTTTCATCATAAACACTGTTTCTGTAATTGGTATTGGTGTTTGCCTGTTTTACATCATTGTAAATCACCTGTTTGAGTACCAATACGCACATGAACACTCTTCACGCGCGCTTCCGGTTTATTACATAATTTCCAGCTTTTGGGATGGACAGGAGGGTAGCTTTTGGCTGTGGACTTTCTGGCAATCTGTTTTAGGTAGTTTCATGATATGGAAAGCAAAAACGTGGGAAAGACCAGTAATGACGGTTATCGCTTTTTCTCAGGCTATGTTAGCTACATTTTTGCTGGGAGTTGAAATATTTGGCATCCGTATAGGGTCGTCTCCATTTATTTTGCTGCGCGAAGCGGTTAATCTAAAAGACTCCGCGCCTATATTCGCTACTAATCCGGAGCTTTATAAAAATTACCTGAGCTACATTAAAGACGGTAACGGTATGAACCCATTACTGCAAAACTACTGGATGGTTATTCACCCACCCACTTTGTTTTTAGGCTTTGGTTCAATGATCATTCCGTTTGCTTATGCTATTGCAGGATTATGGCAAAAACGCTATACAGAATGGATAAAACCTGCCATACCATACGGTTTATTTGCCATGATGGTATTAGGCACAGGTATTATAATGGGAGCCTTCTGGGCTTATGAGTCACTTACGTTTGGCGGTTTTTGGGCCTGGGACCCGGTTGAAAATGCTTCTATCATACCTTGGCTGATATTGGTTGGTGCCGTTCACGTACTTATTGTTTATAAAAACTCCGGACACTCCTACGCAACCGCCACTATCATGACGATGATGAGCTTTGTGCTGGTGTTATATGCATCATTCCTAACCCGCAGTGGTGTTTTAGGCGAAACTTCTGTGCATTCTTTTACTGATGCTGGGATGTTCTGGCATCTCGCTATTGATGTGATTATCTTCCTGGTAGTGTCAATAATTCTATTGGTGCTGCGCTGGAAAGATCTGCCTATCACCCAAAAAGATGAAGAAACTTATTCACGCGAGTTTTGGATGTTTGTAGGTTCTGTGTTTATGTGTCTTTCTTGCTTCCACCTGGTTGTGGTATCGTCTATTCCTGTTTGGAATGCCATGTTCGGTACAAAGCTGGCGCCACCTACAGATCCGGTAAAGCATTATAACATTATTCAGGCTTCATTTGCCATTGTAGTGACCCTGCTTACCGGTGTATCGCAATTTCTAAAATACAAAAAGACAGATGTTACCCGCTTTTTTATAACAACAGGTGTTTACATAGGTGTTGCTGCCTTAATAACAGGAGCGGTTATTTTTCTAACGGGCGTTTATAAACTCAACTTTGTATTTTCATTGGTAATGCTTTGCAGCATTTACTCTATACTGGCCAATGGTAAAATATTAGGCGATGCTGTTAAGGGCAAATTTAAACTGGCAGGATCAGCAGTGGCGCACATTGGCTTTGGCTTGATGTTGGTAGGAGCCTTAATTGCTGCAGGTACAAGTAAAGTGATATCTGAAAATACGGCAGGTACGCAATATTCTGAAGACTTCATTAAGGGAAAGAACAATCCGATGGAGAATGTTACCATGTACAAAAATATGCCTGTAACCATGGGCAAGTACCAGGTAACCTATGTGGGTGATTCTATAGCTCCTCCTAACCATTATTTCAAAGTTCAATACAAACGCTTTGATGATAATGGAAAAGTGGTTGAAGATTTTATGCTGAAACCTAACGCGCAGGCTAATCGCAAAATGGGATTGATCTCATCTCCCGATACGCGCCACTATTTGTTTAGTGATATTTACACACACGTAAACATGGCCAACTCTATTACCTATGATGAAACTGCTGAAGCAGAGGGACACGAGGGAGAGGACGACGACAGCAAATACGAGGCTCCTTTGGTTTATGAGGTTGCAGTTGGCGATACCCTTCCGTTTAGAGAAGGTTATGCTCTACTTAAAAGTGTTACACGCATTAACAAAGTAAAAAGTATTGAACTGAATGATAAAGATGTAGCCGTTGAGTTGGCTATAGATGTAGTATCTAACGGTAAAACTTACCAGGCTAAGCCTATCTATCTGATCAAAAACAATAATGCTTTTGATTTTGCTGCTAAAGTGGAAGATCTGGGTATAAAGTTCCGCTTCAGCAAGATCATTCCTGAACAAAACAAGGTGGAGGTAACTATGTATCAATTGCCACCGGGCGAACGCAAATACATAGTAATGCGTGCTATTAATTTTCCATTCATTAACCTGTTATGGGCTGGAACCATCATCATGGTAATTGGTACCTTAATGGCCATACTGAGAAGGAATAAAGAGATAAAAGTGGTTTAA
- a CDS encoding cytochrome c maturation protein CcmE domain-containing protein, giving the protein MKKSSIFGLVIIAIAIAVIISVYSNSSTYGSFKDAENTESELQVKGQLNKTKDLYYDATKDANYFAFYMKDDNGQERKVVFTGSKPQDFERSEQIVLTGKMQGNEFHASKILMKCPSKYKDDKVEMTEFKAKQAAL; this is encoded by the coding sequence ATGAAAAAAAGTTCAATTTTTGGTTTGGTTATTATTGCAATAGCTATTGCTGTTATTATAAGTGTGTACAGTAATTCAAGTACTTACGGCTCTTTTAAAGATGCTGAAAATACGGAGAGCGAGTTGCAGGTAAAAGGACAACTAAACAAAACAAAAGATTTGTATTACGATGCAACCAAAGATGCCAATTACTTTGCTTTTTATATGAAAGATGATAACGGGCAGGAACGTAAGGTAGTTTTCACAGGTAGCAAGCCTCAAGATTTTGAACGTTCAGAGCAAATTGTGTTGACCGGAAAAATGCAGGGCAATGAATTTCATGCATCAAAGATATTAATGAAGTGTCCGTCTAAATATAAGGACGATAAGGTCGAGATGACAGAATTTAAAGCTAAACAGGCAGCTTTATAA
- a CDS encoding T9SS type B sorting domain-containing protein, giving the protein MNRFAHVLFWMLISTCPAVFSQCPDNIGFERGDFSGWQMFTGEIARNGALSLSETSQPVEPRLTLMKASDEKFDRYGNFPTVSPNGSGFAVRLGDDNTGRGVDRLIYALSVPNTPQYALILNYAVVLQNPEGHSDVEQPRFAVRVFNETDNKEVECPAFDFIANQNLPGFKISDIVTNNPLPNGGVDLSSIYYKDWTSTTINLQGYAGKKIQLIFTANDCTRGGHFGYAYFDINEQCNNPITGNAYCSNQNFVSLKGPRGFNSYKWYKSDDMTKVLDTTQTLNISPAPPNGTRYSLVVDALPGLGCRDTLNVAIIKSDESFVFKVEPVLYFCKGSKFNLRSPLVTSGSVGKFSLEYYINPITEEYLRDPDKISQSGTYYIKATNSAGCTNTLKVELRYYDEVDLTTSDLKVVYPATADLSKAYTHHSGYKYYYYSNNKLTVPLADFQNINASGKYYIKAISESGCEKIASVNVTIDPPAPFVISAPKAITPNGDGINDAFGLTLEGFIEFGTISIYSRSGQFLYKTNKQSNLWDGNWNGKPLPVGTYYWLFEGTDQYYHTKVTKGGYVSIIK; this is encoded by the coding sequence ATGAACCGTTTTGCCCATGTCTTATTCTGGATGTTGATATCCACATGCCCAGCTGTTTTTTCACAGTGCCCGGACAATATTGGTTTTGAGCGCGGAGACTTTAGCGGCTGGCAAATGTTTACAGGAGAAATAGCGCGAAACGGCGCGCTAAGTTTGAGCGAAACGTCACAACCTGTTGAGCCCAGGCTAACTTTAATGAAAGCCAGCGACGAGAAATTCGATCGTTACGGAAACTTTCCTACAGTGAGTCCTAATGGTAGCGGATTTGCAGTACGTTTAGGTGACGATAATACAGGCAGGGGAGTTGACAGATTAATTTATGCGCTAAGTGTTCCTAATACACCTCAATACGCTTTGATATTGAATTACGCTGTGGTGTTGCAAAATCCTGAGGGCCACAGCGATGTTGAGCAACCGAGGTTTGCCGTAAGAGTTTTTAATGAAACTGATAATAAGGAGGTTGAATGTCCTGCTTTTGATTTTATAGCAAATCAGAATTTGCCCGGCTTTAAAATATCAGATATTGTAACCAATAATCCTTTACCAAACGGCGGAGTTGATCTTTCGTCTATTTATTATAAAGATTGGACGTCAACAACCATAAACCTCCAAGGTTATGCAGGGAAAAAAATCCAATTGATTTTTACTGCTAATGATTGTACACGAGGTGGTCATTTTGGTTATGCGTATTTTGATATAAATGAGCAGTGCAATAATCCTATAACGGGCAACGCTTACTGTTCTAATCAAAATTTTGTTTCTTTAAAAGGTCCGCGCGGATTTAATAGTTACAAATGGTATAAAAGTGATGACATGACCAAAGTGTTAGACACCACCCAAACATTGAATATTAGTCCAGCACCGCCCAATGGTACTCGTTACAGCCTCGTTGTAGACGCGTTGCCCGGGCTGGGATGCAGAGATACACTCAATGTAGCCATCATAAAGTCAGACGAATCATTTGTTTTTAAGGTAGAGCCGGTTTTATATTTCTGCAAAGGCTCAAAATTTAATTTAAGATCGCCGTTAGTAACAAGCGGCAGCGTTGGTAAATTTAGCCTGGAATACTATATAAATCCTATAACTGAAGAATATTTGCGCGATCCTGACAAGATTTCTCAATCCGGCACTTACTACATAAAAGCTACTAATTCAGCAGGATGTACTAACACTTTAAAGGTTGAATTAAGATATTATGATGAAGTGGATCTTACCACATCTGATCTGAAGGTTGTTTACCCGGCAACTGCCGATTTAAGCAAAGCTTACACCCATCACTCCGGCTATAAGTACTATTATTATTCCAACAATAAATTGACGGTGCCTCTTGCTGACTTTCAAAATATTAATGCAAGCGGCAAATACTACATCAAAGCAATAAGTGAATCGGGTTGTGAGAAAATAGCGTCTGTGAATGTTACAATAGATCCACCTGCTCCGTTTGTGATTTCAGCCCCCAAAGCAATCACACCAAATGGTGATGGTATTAATGATGCTTTTGGTTTGACCTTAGAGGGTTTTATTGAGTTTGGAACGATAAGTATTTATAGCCGCAGCGGGCAATTTTTATACAAAACTAATAAGCAAAGTAACCTATGGGATGGTAACTGGAACGGTAAACCATTACCTGTTGGAACGTATTACTGGTTATTTGAAGGCACTGATCAGTACTATCATACTAAAGTTACCAAAGGTGGCTATGTTAGTATCATTAAATAA